A single genomic interval of Cucumis sativus cultivar 9930 chromosome 5, Cucumber_9930_V3, whole genome shotgun sequence harbors:
- the LOC101217114 gene encoding zinc finger CCCH domain-containing protein 15 homolog translates to MGAEEAAMEQEKNLSSHNPRTVPITEAQFLSWKRRKDAEASAKREETARKRAEDIALGAVQMNGRELFLHQPWVFDNSQY, encoded by the exons ATGGGGGCAGAAGAAGCAGCTATGGAACAAGAGAAGAATCTCTCATCTCATAATCCAAGGACGGTTCCCATCACAGAGGCTCAATTCCTATCCTGGAAGCGCCGGAAG GATGCTGAGGCATCTGCTAAAAGAGAGGAAACAGCAAGGAAACGTGCGGAAGATATTGCCTTAGGAGCGGTGCAAATGAATGGGCGAGAGCTTTTCTTGCACCAACCATGGGTGTTTGATAATTCTCAATATTGA